The following are from one region of the Thiohalorhabdus sp. Cl-TMA genome:
- a CDS encoding patatin-like phospholipase family protein has translation MPETRAPGTAPGITLALGGGGARGLAHAGVLATLADAGIPVRAVVGTSIGAEIGAFYCVGLGPDRIEDMAREMDWMATFKLFWPSLEGGALTSGRNIESYLRERLGKATFADCDPQLRAVATDMVRGDEVVLDEGGLVEAVRASIALPGLIKPFRVNGRLLGDGGLVNPLPVDVARRLFGGPVVAVAVHPGALGREEQPDDPDPFHEPQEESSGPALISNLRRAVQITQAQLVSWRVAASPPDLTLKPVVPGMGTLEFYRGREALEAGRQAAMDNLDRIQRLVETV, from the coding sequence TTGCCCGAAACGCGCGCGCCCGGAACGGCCCCCGGAATCACCCTCGCCCTAGGCGGCGGCGGTGCCCGGGGGCTCGCTCATGCGGGGGTCCTGGCCACGCTGGCCGACGCCGGGATCCCGGTGCGGGCCGTGGTTGGAACCAGCATCGGCGCCGAGATCGGCGCCTTCTACTGCGTGGGCCTGGGCCCGGACCGGATCGAGGACATGGCCCGGGAAATGGACTGGATGGCCACCTTCAAGCTCTTCTGGCCGAGCCTGGAAGGAGGCGCGCTCACCTCCGGGCGCAACATTGAATCCTACCTGCGCGAGCGGCTTGGGAAGGCCACCTTCGCCGACTGCGACCCGCAGCTGCGGGCGGTGGCCACCGATATGGTGCGCGGCGACGAGGTGGTCCTGGACGAGGGCGGGCTCGTGGAGGCCGTGCGGGCCAGCATCGCCCTGCCCGGGCTCATCAAGCCTTTCCGGGTGAACGGCCGGCTTCTGGGAGACGGCGGGCTGGTCAATCCGCTCCCCGTGGACGTGGCCCGGCGGCTGTTCGGCGGACCGGTGGTGGCGGTGGCCGTCCATCCGGGCGCCCTGGGCCGGGAGGAGCAGCCCGACGACCCGGACCCCTTCCACGAGCCGCAGGAAGAATCCAGCGGTCCCGCCCTCATCAGCAACCTGCGCCGCGCCGTACAGATCACCCAGGCCCAGCTGGTAAGCTGGCGGGTAGCGGCCAGTCCGCCCGACCTCACCCTCAAGCCCGTGGTTCCGGGCATGGGCACGCTGGAATTCTACCGGGGCCGCGAGGCCCTGGAGGCGGGCCGGCAGGCCGCAATGGACAACCTGGACCGCATCCAACGCCTGGTGGAAACGGTCTAA
- a CDS encoding DUF3096 domain-containing protein has product MNIYIQLEPLLALVAGLAALVVPAKLGTRIIGAYLVAIAVLELLNIT; this is encoded by the coding sequence ATGAATATCTATATCCAGCTCGAGCCGCTGCTGGCCCTGGTTGCCGGCCTGGCCGCCCTCGTTGTGCCCGCCAAGCTGGGAACCCGGATTATCGGTGCCTATCTGGTGGCCATTGCCGTATTGGAGCTGCTGAACATCACGTAG
- a CDS encoding LEA type 2 family protein — protein MSGAERKPADGPCRTVRGLGWGFRSAACCLAAASLFGLAAGCTSVKLLNADPPRVSVVSLKAAELSLIEQRFIVAVRVRNPNGFALPIAGLDYQLALNGEEFASGATDRGMEVPAFGERVVPVPITSTLLTSFNRIQRWRRNSPEMLEYRLSGQVRLAGSSAVLPFERSGAVDLNGKGGAEPGAQTLPAWRRALSPILAGE, from the coding sequence ATGAGCGGGGCGGAGCGGAAGCCGGCCGATGGGCCGTGCCGTACGGTGCGGGGCCTCGGCTGGGGCTTCCGCTCCGCCGCCTGCTGCCTGGCCGCGGCGTCCCTGTTCGGGCTGGCCGCGGGGTGCACGTCCGTGAAGCTGCTGAACGCCGACCCGCCGCGGGTCTCGGTGGTGAGCCTGAAGGCCGCCGAGCTGTCCCTGATCGAGCAGCGCTTCATCGTGGCCGTCCGGGTGCGCAATCCCAACGGCTTCGCCCTGCCCATCGCGGGGCTGGATTACCAGCTGGCCCTGAATGGCGAGGAGTTCGCCTCCGGCGCCACGGACCGTGGGATGGAGGTGCCCGCCTTCGGCGAGCGGGTGGTACCCGTGCCTATTACCAGCACCCTGCTGACGAGCTTCAACCGGATCCAGCGCTGGCGGCGGAATTCCCCGGAGATGCTGGAATACCGGCTCAGCGGCCAGGTGCGTCTGGCCGGCTCCTCCGCCGTGCTGCCCTTCGAGCGGTCGGGTGCCGTGGACCTGAACGGCAAGGGCGGCGCGGAGCCGGGCGCGCAGACCCTGCCGGCCTGGCGCCGCGCCCTGTCCCCCATCCTGGCGGGTGAGTAG
- a CDS encoding NAD(P)(+) transhydrogenase (Re/Si-specific) subunit beta, with product MSYVLQSGYLVAAVLLILGLRGMSSPRTAHRGLVWVGVGMVLAVLVTFIHTGTGNIGLMLLALVLGGVLSAVYGRQVPMTAMPQGVALFNGMGGGAAGAIAAVELVGGSATGGAPLVLGVLGALIGTVSLTGSGVAFAKLQGWMRRPLRFAGMPLVNGLLAVFALGLGIALMAGVQTDPVLAAYFGVAMALGVLLTMPIGGADMPVVISLYNAATGLAVAFEGYLLSNPAMIIAGTVVGAAGTLLTLLMARAMHRTVFQVVGAGFRSPEADAAATQEGGMLKGIEPVDAGIQLGYARKVIIVPGYGMAVAQAQHKVWELVQRLEERGVEVKFAIHPVAGRMPGHMNVLLAEAGVPYDLVADLETINPEFAQADVALVIGANDVVNPSARNMPDSPIYGMPILNVDEAANAIVIKRGSGQGFSGVENPLFTADNTRILFRDALEGASDLVQALKQA from the coding sequence ATGAGCTACGTTCTCCAGAGCGGCTATCTGGTGGCCGCGGTACTGCTGATCCTCGGCCTGCGCGGCATGAGCTCGCCCCGGACCGCCCATCGCGGCCTGGTCTGGGTAGGGGTGGGCATGGTGCTGGCGGTGCTCGTCACCTTCATCCACACCGGCACCGGCAACATCGGGCTGATGCTTCTGGCTCTGGTGCTGGGCGGTGTCCTTTCGGCGGTCTACGGTCGGCAGGTGCCCATGACCGCCATGCCCCAGGGGGTGGCCCTGTTCAACGGCATGGGCGGCGGCGCCGCCGGCGCCATCGCCGCCGTGGAGCTGGTGGGCGGTTCGGCGACGGGGGGCGCGCCGCTGGTGCTCGGCGTGCTGGGCGCCCTGATCGGTACCGTCTCCCTGACCGGCAGCGGCGTGGCCTTCGCCAAGCTGCAGGGCTGGATGCGGCGACCCCTGCGCTTCGCCGGCATGCCGCTGGTGAACGGCCTGCTCGCGGTATTCGCGCTGGGCCTGGGCATCGCCCTGATGGCCGGGGTACAGACGGATCCCGTGCTGGCCGCCTACTTCGGGGTGGCCATGGCCCTCGGGGTCCTGCTGACCATGCCCATCGGCGGGGCCGACATGCCCGTGGTCATTTCCCTGTACAACGCCGCCACCGGCCTGGCGGTGGCCTTCGAAGGCTATCTCCTCAGCAACCCGGCCATGATCATCGCCGGGACCGTGGTCGGCGCCGCCGGTACCCTGCTTACCCTGCTCATGGCCCGGGCCATGCATCGCACGGTGTTCCAGGTGGTGGGCGCGGGCTTCCGATCCCCGGAGGCCGACGCGGCGGCCACGCAGGAGGGCGGGATGCTCAAGGGGATCGAGCCCGTGGACGCGGGCATCCAGCTCGGCTACGCCCGCAAGGTGATCATCGTTCCCGGCTACGGGATGGCGGTGGCGCAGGCCCAGCACAAGGTCTGGGAGCTGGTGCAGCGCCTGGAGGAGCGCGGCGTGGAGGTGAAGTTCGCCATCCACCCGGTGGCGGGCCGGATGCCGGGCCACATGAACGTGCTGCTGGCCGAGGCCGGGGTGCCGTACGATCTGGTGGCCGATCTGGAGACCATCAATCCGGAGTTCGCCCAGGCGGACGTGGCCCTGGTGATCGGTGCCAACGACGTGGTCAATCCCTCCGCCCGCAACATGCCGGACAGTCCCATCTACGGCATGCCCATTCTCAACGTGGACGAGGCCGCCAACGCCATAGTAATCAAGCGGGGCAGCGGCCAGGGCTTCTCCGGGGTGGAGAACCCGCTGTTCACCGCCGACAACACCCGCATCCTGTTCCGGGATGCCCTGGAAGGGGCCTCGGATCTGGTGCAGGCCCTGAAGCAGGCATGA
- a CDS encoding aminopeptidase P N-terminal domain-containing protein, with translation MDRQIFAQRRERLMERMGGGVAILPNASVSLRNRDVEYPFRANSDFLYLTGFTEPDAVAVLVPDHPEHRYLLFVPPKDPAKEVWTGIRAGVAGAERDYGADKAYSLEELDDVLPELLADRERLYVHFGRDSAFDARVTGWLNATRAKERAGVRAPGELVDVEDLLHEMRLIKGPEELDRMREAARISAEAHRRAQEVCRPGMSEYQIQAEMEYVFHYNGAERPAYPSIVAGGANACVLHYTENRAPLSDGDLLLIDAGCEVEGYAADITRTFPVGDAVTGAQREVWNIVAEAQKTAIDEVRPGRTFDDYHQAALRVLVRGMVDLGLLEGEVDGLIERGEFRDFYMHRTGHWLGLDVHDVGRYKVAADHWRTLEPGMVLTVEPGMYIPPDAEDVRPELRGIGVRLEDDVHVTDGEPENLTAAAPKALPA, from the coding sequence ATGGACAGACAGATATTCGCGCAGCGTCGTGAGCGGCTCATGGAGCGCATGGGGGGCGGGGTCGCCATCCTGCCCAATGCCTCGGTGAGCCTGCGCAACCGCGACGTGGAATACCCGTTCCGCGCCAACTCGGACTTCCTCTACCTCACCGGCTTCACCGAACCGGACGCCGTGGCGGTGCTGGTCCCCGACCATCCGGAGCACCGCTACCTGCTCTTCGTGCCCCCCAAGGACCCCGCCAAGGAGGTCTGGACGGGTATCCGCGCCGGCGTGGCGGGAGCTGAACGGGACTACGGCGCCGACAAGGCCTACTCTCTGGAGGAGCTGGACGACGTCCTGCCGGAGCTGCTGGCGGACCGGGAGCGCCTGTACGTGCATTTCGGGCGTGACAGCGCCTTCGACGCCAGGGTCACCGGCTGGCTCAACGCCACCCGGGCCAAGGAGCGCGCCGGGGTGCGCGCCCCGGGGGAGCTGGTGGACGTGGAGGACCTGCTCCACGAGATGCGCCTCATCAAGGGGCCCGAGGAGCTGGATCGCATGCGCGAGGCCGCCCGCATCTCGGCCGAGGCCCACCGGCGCGCCCAAGAGGTCTGCCGGCCGGGCATGTCCGAGTACCAGATCCAGGCGGAGATGGAGTACGTCTTCCACTACAACGGCGCGGAGCGCCCCGCCTACCCCTCCATCGTGGCCGGCGGGGCCAACGCCTGCGTCCTGCACTACACGGAGAACCGGGCACCGCTCAGCGACGGCGACCTGCTGCTCATCGACGCCGGCTGCGAGGTGGAGGGCTACGCCGCGGACATCACCCGCACCTTCCCGGTGGGCGACGCGGTGACCGGCGCCCAGCGCGAGGTCTGGAACATCGTCGCCGAGGCCCAGAAGACCGCCATCGACGAGGTGCGTCCGGGCCGGACCTTCGACGATTACCACCAGGCGGCGCTACGCGTCCTGGTTCGGGGCATGGTGGACCTGGGCCTGCTGGAGGGCGAGGTGGACGGCCTCATCGAGCGCGGCGAGTTCCGCGATTTCTACATGCACCGCACCGGCCACTGGCTCGGCCTGGACGTCCACGACGTGGGCCGCTACAAGGTGGCCGCCGACCACTGGCGGACCCTGGAGCCGGGCATGGTCCTCACCGTGGAGCCGGGCATGTACATCCCGCCGGACGCCGAGGACGTGCGTCCGGAGCTGCGCGGAATCGGCGTCCGCCTGGAGGATGACGTCCACGTAACCGACGGCGAGCCCGAGAACCTCACCGCCGCGGCCCCCAAGGCGCTGCCCGCCTGA